The stretch of DNA AGGTAAGGTGCACTGTAGTAGTTGTTTGAGAACAAGAAAAAaggctgaaattaaaaataaaactgagtgatGGAAATGGAAATACAAGAGTCCACCATATTTTGGAAGACATCCAACATGACCGGGGCTTTATGGAGTAAATGGGAAAGTTGTACTTTTCACTCTGGTGATATAATTTTAGGAAAGGCTATGTTAGTTGTTTGTTGTCTAGACCAAAATATCTCAATTATTAGGATAGACTGCCATAGTATTTACTTCAGATGTTCACTATGTCATGATGATAAGGCCTGACAACCTTGGTAAGCTTTTATCTCCTGGCTTTTCCACTATTGCCACCATATGACTGAAATTCTCTGTAAATGTTAACAAACTATTGGATGCACTGCCATGAAATTAAGGATTCAGATTCTCTGGATGAATTTTGATTACTTCACTGATCATCAGTTGTCAGCACAGATTGAATTTCTCCATGACTAAATACCCGCAGAGATAACATTATTCCTATTAAACTTAGCAGTACTTTGTGTTCAGTGATAATCAGCCAGTTTTAGTATGCTAACACAGTGAGCTTGGTAAACATCAGAATGTTAACACTGTCACTGCAGGATGCAGACATTAGCATTTTATAGCTAGAGTCTCTCAGAGCCATTAACTCGCTGCAGAGTCCAAGTCTTGTTACTTTCTAAGCATGATAATCTTTCTAAGTCTTTGTCTTGATGTATGTTAAGCGCATGATCATGATTATAATTAATGTGACTgatgcatttaaaaagaaaatggtgCCTCAAAAGACAGCAAACCACAATATGAAAAGATAGATTATATGAATAAATGagttttacaaaaataacacGAACGATGACTGGATGTCGAAATGGAGACGACTGGCAACACAACACAAAGCGGCCCGCTGTATTTGGTCTCACCCTTAAGTGCTAGAATGGTTGTCTGACGGTTCAGCTGTACTAGTGGCCTCAGTGCCAACCGCATCTACTGACTCACATTTTTTGGGCACTGTGTCAGACTCTTTGTTGTCTGGAGAATTTCTGCACACATGAGTATAAAGCATAAGTCAAGtaatgaggggaaagagaatGCATTTTTATGAGCTGAATAGTTTCAGATCACACTGGCAGGATACAATCATAAGATAAAACctctcttcaaaaaaaaaaaaaaaaaaaagtgggaaaatAGAGCAGGAAACCCAGCTACCATTTTATAATGAAGGTAGCAATCAGCATTTTAGTTTAATTCCACTAATTATGACTGTCACTTAGGGGCTTCCACTTACAACCACAGTTTTAGTGGAGATTCAGTGAACTGAAACACGCTCACCTGTTGTGTGTGGGACTGCGGTTGTACAGTGCTGCTGAAGCTCCAGGAGGAGGGTACTGAGGTGTGTCAGGTGCATCAAAGTCTGTCAGGCCGACTGCCAGCTGGTTGCGCCAGTTCCCTGTGCTCTCTGCTGAGGAAACTGCAAACAAGAGAAAAGCAGAAGCACTCAACTAAAGCTGGAGCATAAGTGAGTAGTAATTGTTGTTTTTTGAAAAACTGCTAAGTTCAGCTTAAtgtcaccactgcaaacaaactACCCCTCACATTATATGGCAGTATCTTATTACAGTCCTGTTGCTGCCACGTTGCATGCAAACgtcatttttgtttaatttattgcTGACAGTAACACTGCATGTGTCTGATTGTATACATTAggtttttcaggaaaaaaaaaaaaatcacactgatgaTGTAGAGGTCTGAAAACATTGGGTTAATAGCAACTCTAAAACATTCACAAAAATTCAAATATCTTTTCACTATTCACTGTGCCAGTTTTTACATTTCAGCGTGTGAATGAATTTCCTAATCAAAACTATAACACTTCATGTTATTGGatccataaaatgtatttttaggtaCTaattttcttaacattatttaaatgtttttttttttaggtaggTGAAAATGGGTAAAACTACTTTTGTGCAAACAGAACTGCCTGCAAAGAGTCCATAAACGTTTACAGCAACAGTAagtgtgaatattttttttttttttacttttgttttatttttttattatttggcaGATGTTTTTGCCTTCAAGTATTTCTCTCATGTAAATTGAATACTCTTTGGCATGTGATTCTAATTACTTTGTGACTGTATAAATGTGATAATACATTCGACCCAAACTGGCAGCCTAGAAAACCTTTTGATAAATACGGTAAATGAAAAACCTCCActcaaatacataaaaaacacataaataaaaatgctatgGGTAGGAAAGCAGCCTAGACACTAAGTACCTGAAGAGAAAGAGGTGGTTCGGCTAGAGTGGCTGAAGGCTGCTGGCATGGTTTGGTATCCCAGGCTGAGCTGAGAGCCACTGTCAAAGTCATACCCAGCCAGTAATCCCCTTCCTCCTTCCCTGTGGCCTCTGTTCCGGTGATACCAGCCTCTCAGGTGCTCTGCCACCAGGGCTTTCTGCATGTTCTTGGCCAAGAGCTCATTTCTAGGCCCCTCTCTGGTCCGTGGTGGCCTCACTGTTGCGTAGGGATTCTGAGAAAGATTATCTGCCCCATCACTGCTGTAGTGCCTGAATCTGTCATGTCCATGATACCCATTCATTTGGTAGGATGGGTTGACATTGTAGTGGCCTTCAACATCATTCTCATACACATAAGCACCATTAGCGTAAGGCTCCATGTCTGGGCAGGGGTAGCCGGCAACATAGTAGGCACTGGGTGCATAGTGTGGTGAGGCCTCACACGAATAACTACAATTAGAATGGTGCTGGACCAAGTTTGGCATGCTCCCAGTATTACCATACACTTCCACTTTCCTGTGAAGACGATGCATGGTTGAGGTACGGGAGTCCAGTGTACTGTAGTGGGAGTTGGCTGCCCCGCAGTAGTCCAGACTGGACTGGCTTGTATAGGAACAGTCCTCTAATACCTCTGTGCTGTTGCTGCGGTGAGCTGGTGACAAGATAAAGACAGGcttctctgactctctgtctTTTCTCATCTGGGGCTGAGACTCCAGACTTCCACTGCGATGCCTGAAGCAATGAGGAGACCCCTCCGACCTGTGGAAATGACACCAATTGTGAACAGTCTTTGAGAAAATTACGATAAATTATGGGATATTATTTTTGGATTTAGACATTAAAATGAAGGTTAGTATTTTATATGAGAGCATGGTTGAAGGTTAGGGGTATTAAGACATGCAAGGATTTgcttaaataaaatgaagaaggACAAATATTGGGTTGGCAATGCAAGGGAGCAAAGATCACACCTGAGCTGGCTGCTGCTGTAGGCATTGCGGGTCATGACCGGGGTGGGAGGCATGCTGCGAGGATCTCTAGGAGGTCTGGGAAGGGTTTTATAGGGACTACTGTGGGTGGAGGAGACTTCTCTTGGATTCTGGTAGTAATTGGAAGCCTCCTGGCCATCAAAAGCTAATCTAAATGGGTGCAGTATCAGAAGGGGAttaaaaaaaggtagaaaataaaaatggggAGTAAAGGAAAGAAgctgcaaacaggacacaatAAACAATAGATTCATAAAAAATCCCAACCTGCTGTGGTTCTTGCTGTGATTATCCCGTGGCGAGGCCTGTCTCTCCAGATCAAATTCTGCTCCCAGTGACCGCATTGGACTCAGCTGAGGGGAACCTTGGACTGACCTTGAGCGTGGCCTTTGACTGACACTGTCTGAGTCATCTGATTAGAAACatggcaacaaaaaaaagacactcttttttttctagcaTAGTCATAATGAGAGAGCATCACTTTTGTTATAGAATGCCTGACTCACCGTCATCCAGCGGGAGACTAGACAAAGAGCTGCAGTTCGAACGAACAAGTTCATCTGCAagacgaaaaaaaaaacagctccatGTTTGCTGCGACTATATCTAAGTAATAAATTCAGTAATATCTGTCTTCTAACATACCTGCAATGATCACCGAGGCCCGCTGTGTGGGctttttccccattttgatTCTGTACTGGTTCATCTCATCCTCTATCTGCTGCAATTTCTGCATAGCGTCCAAACagtttctcctccttttcttcttaACAGTTTTGCACAGCTCTGGTTCATTTGTTAGCTTCTTAGCCGCCTCCACAATCTTTTGCTGAAGGGCAAATCTGCTCTCCAGGTTTCTCAGGATGGGATCCTGCATAAATCAGAAAAAGTAGTCCATAAgcagaaatttaaaataaagagcaAGCATTCAGATATTCAGCAGGTACATGTAAGTAAATTAGATATTGCTGCCATCTGATCCATGTGCTCACTGAACATGTTACAGAATAGATCTAATTAGGGTTTCATATCAATTGGACCTGAATGGAATTCTTCTTGGTGTAACTGGGTATTACTAGTCTGGCTCTCACCAGTGTAGTGACACAGTGACTGCTTTAGCTGCAAATTTACATGATATCATGAAGTATTTGTAGCACCAGAACAGTGCTACCCACTTTAGCAATTTTCTGACAAATCTAATCAAATAAATTATTACCAGGCATACTTTTAAACTCAAAAAGTGAAACAACTTTGATGTACAATGTTGcaaaaaaagataaatcaaTTTATTTATGCTTCTGTATAAAATGCAGTTCAATACAGACCTCATTGTAGGGGAAAAGGTCATCTAACTTGAAAGCAGTGCCAACTCGCCGTCTGACCTGTGGTGGTCTTTCCCCCGAAGAAAGGGGATACTCTTTTGGCAGCTTGCCAGTAAGCTCCTGAAAGCACAAAACAACAAATCCTCTGGACATTTAGATGAAGTGAgtgtaacaacaaaaataatccaTCCACCTGCGGCAGAGCAGCACGGTTTATTAAAGGGAGTTCAGCAAACTGAATGTGgggttgagaaaaaaaaaaatagacaaatatTGCACCAGTGCTAAGAACTGTAGTATAAAATTATTTCTCACCGCCTCTCTCAGGCAAATctttttcagctcttttgttttcttggccAAAATATCTTGGATCTCctgctctttttttctcagttcagcgagtttttccttcttctgcTCTTCACTCATTTCAGAGTCCGCTGAACCTGGAAAGACAGAATTCTAAATGATTTTGCCAACATAACCTACCTCACCCATTTATCTAAAAATCACACCCATGACATGATACTGTCTGACTGGCTCACGTGTCACCTTTACTTTTTCACTATCAAACAGAAGAATGTTTATACTCCAGTCGGATTTGTGAGGACTGATCTGATCTGAAGTAACAGTTTTAGCGATAAAACCTTACAAAAAACTTTCACAAAGATTTGCTTcatgaaacaaaataattatAACCAACCTGTAGATACCAGACTCCCATTGCTGGCTGTTATGAAGTTATTCTTAAGGCCCACATCACCCAGTTTGTTTATTTTCGCCCCTCCATGCTCTGTGAGGTCCATAGCAATTTCCTCCAAACTCCTTGTTGTTCCAAGTTTAGCCTACaagaatgaagaaaataatgtaaaacaaaGGCCAGTAAAAATGGGCGGTGACTTATAACTGACACTtactttgctttgctttctgtCCAAGTAGAACTGGTGCTGACTAATAGCCATGACCCAAATGGTCTTGATTAAAGAATGGCTGGCATACCACGTGTGGATGAGTAGGCCCGTCTGCCCAAATGTGCGTTTGGTTACTGCTCTCCTGAACAAACCACAGAAAatatgactgtttttttttttttttggggggggggggggggtggggggggggtggggggggggggtgaatcaCAGTTAAAATCTAAGTTGTAGTGAAACAGATGATCTCTTCAGATATAATCTCTTGAGATGATCATATTAGTGTTAGAGGCTAAacaaaaattcaattaaattttatttatatagcgccaaatcacaacaaacagtcgcctcaaggcgcatGTGAAAACAACATAATAATCAACTTCTAAAAACAGTCATTCTAAGAACGACCACATGCACCTCTATGAGAGGATCTCCCCTGCTGCTCACCTGTGGGGATCATTAACTTCTACAGCAAACTTTTTCTCACGAAAGTACAAGTTTTCCAGCTGCTTCCACTGGTACAGCTGGtagtaaaaacacagaaaaaaaaaatgttgatgagAGAAATGCATATTGTGATGTGTTCTTTAAATATAGCACCTTGACTGGCTGGATGATGCATGGAGTAATGACTTAAACTTAAGTGTCTTTTTTTCTAAAAGCATCTAGAACCATGGCCGTCATGAGTATCGAATAAACTATTAGAAAAAGTGTTCAGCAAGTGTTTTTCTCAAGTCTGTTTCAGCCACAGTTATTAAAGCGGCAAACCATAACATGAACTGTCATTAAAGTCTGGACTACCTGGCATGCCAAGTCTGCAATAACGCAGGTGCTGGAGAAAGAAGAATACCATAAGGGGTCGTCATATAAGCACTCATCATTCCCATCCCCCTATCACCCAGGTGCTCACTGACAGCTTAATATGATCGCTGCATTTAGATTACTGACTCACTGTATGTCTGGACAAGATCCGAATGAGACAAACTTGAGCTTACATGGAGTTTCATCCACCCAGTTTTGCTTAAAACATATAGTGCCAAAGGGTGATAGGATGAACTATTTAACTTAGAAAATTTGAAGATACGGTGCTTACTTTCAAAGCTGACAGGACAAAGAAGTATAGTATCCAGTCTTACCAGTATAACAGATGCTCACACGTCCCGTGTGTTTATAAATCAAGTTATTAAATCCTCCCTGGTTTTGCTGTCAATACAAACACATAGTTTGCACTGTCAACTCCTGACTTGTCTCCGCAGGTATTCTCAGAACATGCAGGTTAACGCCCAAATCCAGCCTCTTCTTCCTTTGACATCACCAGCTCACACCCTCTTCTACAAAACACACCATGCACCCGACACCTTGTACAATTTTGCAGTGCATCAGGCAGTGAAGTGTTGCATCATGTTGAGTGATACAGAGTTTTAACAGGAAGGCATTGCTAGTGATTTGATGTGAATTTCTCTGAACCTTCACTTTCTCTCATAATAGCACTTCAGTGCATGACTGCACCCAgctgcactgacacacactgagGCCATAGAGTGGAAGACATAGCCAACAGATCACTCATATGGGTGTTTCTCCTGTCAAGCCAAAAGCTAAAACAATACCAATGAAACAAGAAGAGCAAGTTCATAATATCTGCATGATTCTCCAGCCCTTTATCCAAAACTCACTAACCTCATTAAGGATAAGTGACAGCCTCATCTACACTGGCATTTTGCTCAATTCTTTTTTCAAGTCTGGCCttgtctgctgcagctgaagctCAGCCGTTTACTCAGGTGAAACAGATGATGCGTGAATTACCACACTgcgtgcagcagcagcagtccttATGCATGCCTTGTGCTATCGTGTTCACAGTCAGATTAGTgaaacagagaaacagcagcagccattTTAAAGATCGGGCTGCAGGGAGTGTTTACCTTCCGAGGTTTTAATTTATCTTGGAGATCATACTGGCCAATACCCTTGTAGCTGATTCCAAGCCACCATGGGATCCCTTGTTTATCCTGTAAGGCAAGAACAGATGATGGTTGACACAGTTCCAGGTGCAACAGCTGTCATTTCGTATTAATCACAGAACAGGCCTACCTTAACCTCATAATAATGGACCCCATACGTTGGCAGTGATTCCACCAACGTCAAATACCtggaacaaaaaacatttattcaagcTTCCAGCTGCTTTTTAACGTCTGAAATGTGGGAATTTGATCTCTGTCCAGTGAATCAGTGTGATCTCACTGCAACCAAAGGAGAGCTATTGATTTCTATCAGCTGATGAGAAAAGGCGTGTCAGAGAGGGAAAGGGATGCAGGGAGGACTAATGGAGGTGAAAGTAAGATTAAtgaatttaaagctttaaaagatTCAGTGTCTTCCTACTCGTGTAGCTACACAATTTCGTTACTTACTGCACAATGGCCTGTCCTCGGGAAACACCTTTCAGCTGCTTATAATATTCAATAACGCGATCCTCACTGTAATGTTATATAAATGAGAAGACAATACAGTTAGCTGGTGAAAGATAAATCGAAGTGTaaacaaactgttttcatttaatttagtCAACTGATTGGTGGTAAAAGATGAGTGTAAAATTATACATTTCTCTACAGATTCCATTTAATTTAAAGGAGACCTATTTTGCTTGTCTTCATATTGTGTCAAATATGTACTGTTAAAgcggtggatgctcatatttaaCAGTTTTAGCATATGTACTAGTAATGTCTATGAGCCAAAAAGCTCAGGCCTcggactgctctaaatgctcagttttCAGACTGTTGGCTGTGGCTCTGTATGTTGCCAGTAAGAGGGGACATATGATTgtctcaggcacacagccctGGTTGGGAACAAAACCACCCAACTAccgttcagttttttttgtttgacagaggtagccaatcagaagaaagctggcttaaagggaggaTGGTCTTAAACAGAGAGGAGCCAAAATGGCAAAGGATGACCCAGTGTCCATAtaggcccagtataagatagATAAGGTTCATGCAAACCCACTCTAGTAGGTCCAGTAATGAAAAATACAGAGCTGGGAAGTAGTATAATAAGTCCCCTTTAATTACctgtaaatattttatgttaaaacatgcTACATGTTAAAACATAATTTCCTGTAAGCATACCAGTATGCAAGAGATGGGTGTTCCTTGAGTACTTTGGTGGGTAGAGTAGGAAGTTTCTTCAAATCAGCTCGAGTGTTTTCATCACtaaaacggaaaaaaaaaaagtgattgttttggaagttcatttaaaaatccTGACGCAAGTAGTGAATCTTCCTAACATTTTTCACTGTGTCACTTTTGTTCTAGTACAGGATCCGAATGCCTTTTCCACCACATGGTTTTTCTTTTATACCTTATTTTCCAACATGTGTatctcagtgtttgttttttaatccaaCAAAGTAAAATTTCTAAATTAATCTAGGTTTTAAAATGAGTATGAAATTTGTCCTAAAAGTTAAATCCACCCTAAATCCCAGAGGAAATAGTGAACATATAACCACAGTATCCTCAGTGGCAGCTGTGGCCTAAGCAACAATCATGACAAAGAATCTACTGAAAAGAAGAAATATATCAACACGATCCTGCTTCATCAGCTGGCCAAAAGCAGGTGCCAACATGCACAACAGCATGCAGTATCACCTCGGAAAGCACCAAGTATAATATCAAAAGCCACCACTGTTAAACACAGCTAACAGTTGCTATGTGCATTGTAAAGGTGTCACTACTCTGTAGTACTTAGCTTCTATCAGCGCTCTAAGATTCATTAGTTGCCTGGTGCAAGCTTCTCAGCACTATGTGGTGAGCCTCGCATAACACTGCTATTGATTTTTGTTGTCTGCACTGGAGAAACAAGTGACCTATTGAATGTCTTCGCTAAGAGCCCACTATTaactcctcctgctgctgttaaATACTTCTTAACCAGCTGATGATGTGCTCTTACCTTGTGTAGTCTCCTTTAGCCTCCTGGCGATGaacaaaatacaacttattAGATGGCAGGCTTTTAGATGTGGCAATTAATGTATGTTTATCAGACTATTAAAAGCATTAACCTGCAAGGCATTTGCAGCTAATTTGAAGACGTTATCACTTTCCACTTCAATAATCCCCTGAGAGACATAAtagacaaacagaagaaaaaataaatgcgaTGCAGAAGCTAAGGCCTGTGGAGAGAGAAGGCGTTCCAGATCCAAACATAGAATCTTCTCTGTGTTGCCCTAATGTAACCTCTACTTATTCTCCAAATGAACCcatgtatttttcttctttcttacaCTGTCTGCTTTACATTCCAGCCAGCAGAGTAAGAAAACTGTGCCCTGCAGCCATTTACTGCTGAGCTGAGGGTCCAGACACAATGAATCACCACAAGCtgtgatgaaagaaaaaaacaaacaaacaaaaaaaaaacccccagcagaAACAAAAACTATAGCAGGATactttttcattgtttaaaaaCCAAGTAAAAGTAAGAGAAAGGACTTACACTGTAGACAGCAGATTTGGCATTCAGGTAAAATAGCTCCACTGTTATGATATCTTTAAGCTGTGTTATGTTTTCCACATAAAACCTATGAAAGATGGAAGCAAATGCATGCATGTATTAAGATAAAACAATCAccaaaaaaagttgaaaaaataCTCAAAGATTTTCCAACCACTGATTTTATACTGTCAAAATGATCAGAACTGGGTTGTTTAAACAAATCTGGATATTTTGTCAATAGAAAAAAGTATGAAACTCCACGCCAACAAAGTAGTGCTCCCTGCTGGAGAACCTGGGTTCTGCACGAAGAGATGAATTCTTACCTGACCAGGAAATTTAGGGCAATGGACCCAGGCTTCTTGGAAAAGTCATGTTCAAGAACTCTGCGGTCCATCTGCAACCACTTACACTGaccactgcaaaaacaaacaaactctaaCATCAGAAAGCTGCCCTCTGTAATCATCTGCCAGCAGGCATACACACAGCTGAAAGCATCCATAtcagtgaaaaaataaacactgcaATTTACATACTTGTCGTCAAAAAACGCCAGTCCGAAGAATTCCTTCTCTTTGAGGTTGAAGTGGGAGGAAACCAAGTCGAGGAGTTCATAGGACAGTAGCTTCGGCTGAGAGGGAAGACGTGAGTGTGTCAAAAGATACATTTAATTAATTGAGAAGACTGTGGGAGAGacattttcactttgtcctccaGTATCTTGTCCAAAGACACATACATGCATGGAGGTCAAACCCCAAACCACCTGAGGCACAGCTAGCCTCTGGACTTTTTGACTGTACAGATACCTAGGTCATTTTGCTCATTGGGGAGTCTAACTACTCCGTGAACATGCAATAAATTAGATTTTGGAAGCAAGTTGTGAACATATTTTGGATATGTCATcactttttaaagctttttagtTGACAGTTATGTGTCTTTTTGGCCACTTGATGAATCTAAGTCCAGTATTCATTCAGAATAATATCTGGCTCTTCTGCTGCTAAATGCTCCACTGTGCTCAGCAGCTACTCACTAAGATGATGAAGCACTCCACTGAGctgagaggaactgcagtgaGCATACATGACAATCCAAAGCCTCTTTAACATTATGcataaaaatgtcacagaacCATTGTAATTATTACAAAAAATATTGACTGCAGCAGATTTTAGTTTGGAGCATTTGTACCTGAACCAGCAGCTCTAGCTTCCTGTCATCCAGTAAGTGCACTTGGCACAGTCTGCCCTCAGTCATctgtggagggaaaaaaacgAGGAAGTTCAAGGTCTGTGACAGATTGCAAGCTTTTCATGAAACACATAAACAATTATATCaaaatattcatgtgttagtAGCTTTTTTACCACGATGGCATCTGGTATTTGCCAGTATTTACAATAGCTAAATTGAGCAAAAAGCCACGTAAGTGCAATGAAAAAACACGACACTGACGTTGTTTGTTACAATAAAACCATTGTGTTAAGGATTTGTTGCCATAGTAACCAAAGGAGGGATTTGAAGTCCTTCCATTTTGAACATTTAGCTTTTAGTCTCTCAGCCGTTCCAGCGAAAATCATTTTATGACACCTGagtattttcatttctttttactttatgCCACTTACCAAGCGCACATATAGTTTGTACTTCACTTCATTTGACTCCAATAGTTACTCATTACTTTGCAGGCTAAGATTGTatacagaaaatgtataaaatatcaTGCATTACTTCTTCACCTCAACCTTATACAACACTGAAATAACTGTTACAATATATATTAAAACAACCATCACAGAGGGGATTTTCTTTGAAAGATGGTTTGATACATGCTTGGATAATTCTAAGGATTTCTAATGaagtcttttttattttcttttaccaTCTTTTACCATTActgacagtaaataaataaactattctTCCACTAGAACTGGTTTTCTACCTCTTCACCAAAGGAGTAAAATCAAGTTCcaaacagcaaaaatatgttCATAGCAAACAGCAAACTAATCACTGGAGCTCATATTGACAAGATATAAttattgcttgtttgtttggttgtgcAAAGTATCAGCACTGGCTCTTCAAAAGAAAGCTTTTTGTAAGGATAAAGTCATGCCGACCTACTAAGAAACACTAGAAGCACTGTACACTtgatagataaataaaaaatgacggATTGAGGTTTTTGTTTCAACGAAACCTGCTCAGAAACGGAGAAAGGTACACTAGATAGACCCAACAGCCTCCTCGTTTGACAGAATGAGGCTGATTGCAACTTCTAACACTTCTAAACACGCAGCTGCTGTACCTGGTAAACCTCTCCAGGGAGAGTGCAGGTGTGGATACATCCCTGACTAGATCGCATCCTTTAATAAGCACCGTCTCTTGGATCCAGACCATGAAATTCTTGGCTCTGATTGAGCATCAGCAGGAGATCATCAGGTCTAAACAGCAACTTGTTCCACAGGTTATTGACTGAAAAACCAGGCCTCTGCTGTGTGCGGCAGTGGCTTATAGAGTGTGAAATCAACAGCTGACCTAATGG from Archocentrus centrarchus isolate MPI-CPG fArcCen1 chromosome 7, fArcCen1, whole genome shotgun sequence encodes:
- the frmd4bb gene encoding FERM domain-containing protein 4B isoform X1; the protein is MTEGRLCQVHLLDDRKLELLVQPKLLSYELLDLVSSHFNLKEKEFFGLAFFDDNGQCKWLQMDRRVLEHDFSKKPGSIALNFLVRFYVENITQLKDIITVELFYLNAKSAVYSGIIEVESDNVFKLAANALQEAKGDYTSDENTRADLKKLPTLPTKVLKEHPSLAYCEDRVIEYYKQLKGVSRGQAIVQYLTLVESLPTYGVHYYEVKDKQGIPWWLGISYKGIGQYDLQDKLKPRKLYQWKQLENLYFREKKFAVEVNDPHRRAVTKRTFGQTGLLIHTWYASHSLIKTIWVMAISQHQFYLDRKQSKAKLGTTRSLEEIAMDLTEHGGAKINKLGDVGLKNNFITASNGSLVSTGSADSEMSEEQKKEKLAELRKKEQEIQDILAKKTKELKKICLREAELTGKLPKEYPLSSGERPPQVRRRVGTAFKLDDLFPYNEDPILRNLESRFALQQKIVEAAKKLTNEPELCKTVKKKRRRNCLDAMQKLQQIEDEMNQYRIKMGKKPTQRASVIIADELVRSNCSSLSSLPLDDDDSDSVSQRPRSRSVQGSPQLSPMRSLGAEFDLERQASPRDNHSKNHSRLAFDGQEASNYYQNPREVSSTHSSPYKTLPRPPRDPRSMPPTPVMTRNAYSSSQLRSEGSPHCFRHRSGSLESQPQMRKDRESEKPVFILSPAHRSNSTEVLEDCSYTSQSSLDYCGAANSHYSTLDSRTSTMHRLHRKVEVYGNTGSMPNLVQHHSNCSYSCEASPHYAPSAYYVAGYPCPDMEPYANGAYVYENDVEGHYNVNPSYQMNGYHGHDRFRHYSSDGADNLSQNPYATVRPPRTREGPRNELLAKNMQKALVAEHLRGWYHRNRGHREGGRGLLAGYDFDSGSQLSLGYQTMPAAFSHSSRTTSFSSVSSAESTGNWRNQLAVGLTDFDAPDTPQYPPPGASAALYNRSPTHNRNSPDNKESDTVPKKCESVDAVGTEATSTAEPSDNHSST
- the frmd4bb gene encoding FERM domain-containing protein 4B isoform X3; the protein is MTEGRLCQVHLLDDRKLELLVQPKLLSYELLDLVSSHFNLKEKEFFGLAFFDDNGQCKWLQMDRRVLEHDFSKKPGSIALNFLVRFYVENITQLKDIITVELFYLNAKSAVYSGIIEVESDNVFKLAANALQEAKGDYTSDENTRADLKKLPTLPTKVLKEHPSLAYCEDRVIEYYKQLKGVSRGQAIVQYLTLVESLPTYGVHYYEVKDKQGIPWWLGISYKGIGQYDLQDKLKPRKLYQWKQLENLYFREKKFAVEVNDPHRRAVTKRTFGQTGLLIHTWYASHSLIKTIWVMAISQHQFYLDRKQSKAKLGTTRSLEEIAMDLTEHGGAKINKLGDVGLKNNFITASNGSLVSTGSADSEMSEEQKKEKLAELRKKEQEIQDILAKKTKELKKICLREAELTGKLPKEYPLSSGERPPQVRRRVGTAFKLDDLFPYNEDPILRNLESRFALQQKIVEAAKKLTNEPELCKTVKKKRRRNCLDAMQKLQQIEDEMNQYRIKMGKKPTQRASVIIADELVRSNCSSLSSLPLDDDDSDSVSQRPRSRSVQGSPQLSPMRSLGAEFDLERQASPRDNHSKNHSRSEGSPHCFRHRSGSLESQPQMRKDRESEKPVFILSPAHRSNSTEVLEDCSYTSQSSLDYCGAANSHYSTLDSRTSTMHRLHRKVEVYGNTGSMPNLVQHHSNCSYSCEASPHYAPSAYYVAGYPCPDMEPYANGAYVYENDVEGHYNVNPSYQMNGYHGHDRFRHYSSDGADNLSQNPYATVRPPRTREGPRNELLAKNMQKALVAEHLRGWYHRNRGHREGGRGLLAGYDFDSGSQLSLGYQTMPAAFSHSSRTTSFSSVSSAESTGNWRNQLAVGLTDFDAPDTPQYPPPGASAALYNRSPTHNRNSPDNKESDTVPKKCESVDAVGTEATSTAEPSDNHSST
- the frmd4bb gene encoding FERM domain-containing protein 4B isoform X2, whose translation is MTEGRLCQVHLLDDRKLELLVQPKLLSYELLDLVSSHFNLKEKEFFGLAFFDDNGQCKWLQMDRRVLEHDFSKKPGSIALNFLVRFYVENITQLKDIITVELFYLNAKSAVYSGIIEVESDNVFKLAANALQEAKGDYTSDENTRADLKKLPTLPTKVLKEHPSLAYCEDRVIEYYKQLKGVSRGQAIVQYLTLVESLPTYGVHYYEVKDKQGIPWWLGISYKGIGQYDLQDKLKPRKLYQWKQLENLYFREKKFAVEVNDPHRRAVTKRTFGQTGLLIHTWYASHSLIKTIWVMAISQHQFYLDRKQSKAKLGTTRSLEEIAMDLTEHGGAKINKLGDVGLKNNFITASNGSLVSTGSADSEMSEEQKKEKLAELRKKEQEIQDILAKKTKELKKICLREAELTGKLPKEYPLSSGERPPQVRRRVGTAFKLDDLFPYNEDPILRNLESRFALQQKIVEAAKKLTNEPELCKTVKKKRRRNCLDAMQKLQQIEDEMNQYRIKMGKKPTQRASVIIADELVRSNCSSLSSLPLDDDDSDSVSQRPRSRSVQGSPQLSPMRSLGAEFDLERQASPRDNHSKNHSRLAFDGQEASNYYQNPREVSSTHSSPYKTLPRPPRDPRSMPPTPVMTRNAYSSSQLRSEGSPHCFRHRSGSLESQPQMRKDRESEKPVFILSPAHRSNSTEVLEDCSYTSQSSLDYCGAANSHYSTLDSRTSTMHRLHRKVEVYGNTGSMPNLVQHHSNCSYSCEASPHYAPSAYYVAGYPCPDMEPYANGAYVYENDVEGHYNVNPSYQMNGYHGHDRFRHYSSDGADNLSQNPYATVRPPRTREGPRNELLAKNMQKALVAEHLRGWYHRNRGHREGGRGLLAGYDFDSGSQLSLGYQTMPAAFSHSSRTTSFSSVSSAESTGNWRNQLAVGLTDFDAPDTPQYPPPGASAALYNRSPTHNRFYLDGRYMSIH